A region from the Serinibacter arcticus genome encodes:
- a CDS encoding NUDIX hydrolase produces the protein MTDERAGVQVIVQASDGRVLLQLRDDIPTIPFPGFWCVPGGMREPGEDALTCAVRELEEEMALVVEPDELELLEARERFYGHETTFLLRRDVDPAAIDLTEGQAVALFGADEIATMHLGYEDDAVLAAFFARRA, from the coding sequence ATGACCGACGAGCGCGCAGGTGTCCAGGTGATCGTCCAGGCCTCCGACGGCCGGGTGCTCCTGCAGCTCCGGGACGACATCCCCACCATCCCGTTCCCCGGGTTCTGGTGCGTCCCCGGGGGCATGCGCGAGCCCGGCGAGGACGCGCTCACGTGCGCCGTGCGGGAGCTCGAGGAGGAGATGGCGCTCGTCGTCGAGCCGGACGAGCTCGAGCTCCTCGAGGCGCGCGAGCGCTTCTACGGGCACGAGACGACGTTCCTGCTGCGCCGCGACGTCGACCCCGCGGCGATCGACCTCACCGAGGGGCAGGCGGTCGCGCTGTTCGGCGCCGACGAGATCGCCACGATGCACCTGGGCTACGAGGACGACGCCGTGCTGGCCGCGTTCTTCGCCCGTCGGGCGTGA
- a CDS encoding small ribosomal subunit Rsm22 family protein, which yields MPASSSMPATLRRAIDDDLAALRTGGPGTTGRTEASARRLSARYLADHPADSPIVATSDDAAAYLTTRMPATFAAVDFALAQLLDAVPGLDPHSVLDLGSGTGAATWAAWATFDSLERADLVDYSRPMLEAATRLLTTAELTVSTTLADTAGRPAGAADAASSPTHDLAVAAFVLSELTELQQDAVVDRLAGAARQAVLVVEPGTPAGHRRILRVRDRLIAAGWRIAAPCPHELTCPVLAREGDWCHAAVRLERTRAHRQAKGGERGYEDEKLAYVAAVPPARDGAGLAVDRPTARVLRHPQTQSGHIRLELCTTDGEHAQLGVTKRDRDAFRAARKVEWGEAWRPERAAAEREAW from the coding sequence GTGCCCGCGTCCTCGTCCATGCCCGCCACCCTGCGCCGGGCGATCGACGACGACCTTGCCGCCCTCCGCACCGGCGGCCCCGGCACCACCGGCCGCACCGAGGCGAGCGCCCGCCGGCTCTCCGCCCGCTACCTGGCCGACCACCCGGCCGACTCCCCGATCGTCGCGACGAGCGACGACGCCGCGGCCTACCTGACCACGCGCATGCCGGCGACCTTCGCCGCCGTCGACTTCGCCCTCGCGCAGCTCCTCGACGCCGTCCCCGGCCTCGACCCGCACTCCGTGCTGGACCTCGGCAGCGGTACCGGTGCCGCGACCTGGGCCGCGTGGGCCACGTTCGACTCCCTCGAGCGCGCCGACCTCGTCGACTACTCGCGCCCGATGCTCGAGGCGGCCACCCGGTTGCTCACGACGGCGGAGCTCACCGTCTCCACGACGCTCGCGGACACCGCGGGCCGGCCCGCGGGCGCCGCGGATGCCGCCTCCTCCCCCACCCACGACCTCGCCGTCGCCGCCTTCGTCCTGTCCGAGCTGACCGAGCTGCAGCAGGACGCCGTCGTCGACCGGCTCGCGGGCGCGGCCCGCCAGGCCGTGCTCGTCGTCGAGCCGGGAACGCCCGCCGGACACCGCCGTATCCTGCGGGTCCGCGACCGCCTGATCGCCGCCGGCTGGCGGATCGCGGCGCCGTGCCCGCACGAGCTGACCTGCCCCGTGCTCGCCCGCGAGGGGGACTGGTGCCACGCCGCCGTCCGGCTCGAGCGCACGCGCGCCCACCGCCAGGCCAAGGGCGGCGAGCGCGGCTACGAGGACGAGAAGCTCGCGTACGTCGCGGCCGTCCCGCCGGCCCGCGACGGAGCCGGCCTCGCCGTCGACCGCCCGACCGCCCGCGTGCTGCGCCACCCGCAGACGCAGTCCGGCCACATCCGGCTCGAGCTGTGCACGACCGACGGCGAGCACGCGCAGCTCGGCGTGACCAAGCGCGACCGCGACGCCTTCCGCGCCGCCCGCAAGGTCGAGTGGGGCGAGGCCTGGCGGCCCGAGCGCGCCGCTGCGGAGCGCGAGGCGTGGTGA
- a CDS encoding M50 family metallopeptidase has product MVSRWPAALPWADATWWVAIVERTRRASEGWTAYGPGVDASFDGTPAWQTWLPLAIAVAVVVVPLTWRLVRIGVTWVHELGHAAVGILVGRRFTGFVVRGDMSGHAVTVGKPRGPGLAWTTWAGYPAPAVVGAGLVAAAVHGWAPAVLGALGALAVVTLVFVRSWSTAGTTLAVALTAGALWWWRSDGRSSAVVLAAGLVLILGAWRHLAAVAGSPRDSDPAVLARSTRVPGWFWIGTFGLVIAGATALAGWLLWGALR; this is encoded by the coding sequence GTGGTGAGTCGTTGGCCGGCGGCCCTCCCGTGGGCCGACGCGACGTGGTGGGTCGCGATCGTCGAACGGACGCGCCGCGCCTCCGAGGGCTGGACGGCCTACGGCCCCGGCGTCGACGCGTCCTTCGACGGCACCCCCGCCTGGCAGACGTGGCTCCCGCTGGCGATAGCGGTCGCCGTCGTCGTGGTGCCCCTCACCTGGCGCCTCGTGCGCATCGGGGTGACGTGGGTGCACGAGCTGGGGCACGCCGCCGTCGGGATTCTCGTCGGCCGCCGGTTCACCGGCTTCGTCGTGCGCGGCGACATGTCCGGGCACGCGGTCACCGTCGGCAAGCCGCGCGGCCCCGGGCTCGCCTGGACCACCTGGGCGGGCTACCCGGCACCGGCGGTCGTGGGCGCCGGCCTCGTCGCCGCGGCCGTGCACGGCTGGGCTCCGGCGGTGCTCGGTGCGCTGGGGGCGCTGGCCGTCGTCACCCTCGTCTTCGTGCGGTCGTGGTCGACGGCGGGGACCACCCTCGCCGTCGCGCTCACCGCGGGCGCGCTGTGGTGGTGGCGCTCGGACGGCCGCTCCTCCGCCGTCGTGCTGGCCGCCGGGCTGGTGCTCATCCTCGGCGCGTGGCGGCACCTCGCCGCCGTGGCCGGGTCGCCGCGCGACTCCGACCCCGCGGTCCTGGCGCGAAGCACGCGCGTGCCGGGGTGGTTCTGGATCGGGACGTTCGGCCTCGTGATCGCCGGCGCGACGGCGCTCGCCGGGTGGTTGCTGTGGGGCGCGCTGCGCTGA
- a CDS encoding VOC family protein, translating into MNELTPYLCVADARAAIDWYQRVLDARIVREPIVMDDGRVGHVELAVGEARWMMSDEFDSAGVAAPDPARGAAVSLHLTVDDVDALAGRILAAGTSLDRGPEDNPGVGRVAVFRDPFGHRWFLDQPVD; encoded by the coding sequence ATGAACGAGCTCACGCCCTACCTCTGCGTCGCGGACGCGCGCGCCGCGATCGACTGGTACCAGCGGGTGCTGGACGCCCGGATCGTGAGGGAGCCGATCGTCATGGACGACGGCCGCGTGGGTCACGTCGAGCTCGCGGTCGGCGAGGCGCGCTGGATGATGTCGGACGAGTTCGACTCCGCGGGCGTCGCCGCACCCGACCCGGCCCGCGGAGCCGCGGTGTCGCTCCACCTCACGGTCGACGACGTCGACGCGCTGGCCGGTCGGATCCTCGCGGCCGGGACGTCGCTGGACCGCGGTCCGGAGGACAACCCCGGGGTGGGTCGCGTGGCCGTGTTCCGCGACCCGTTCGGCCACCGCTGGTTCCTCGACCAGCCGGTCGACTGA
- a CDS encoding TfoX/Sxy family protein, translated as MAVTHPAQAAVAERLRRLLAGREVGERRMFGGLAFMVDDRLTVSVGRDGDLLVRVDPVEYEALLERGAVTAIMGVDRPMGRRWLTVPAPLLDGDAELESWLAVGHRGALAAG; from the coding sequence ATGGCGGTCACCCACCCGGCGCAGGCGGCGGTCGCCGAGCGGCTGCGGCGGCTGCTCGCGGGACGCGAGGTGGGCGAGCGCCGCATGTTCGGCGGGCTCGCGTTCATGGTCGACGACCGGCTGACCGTCTCGGTGGGTCGCGACGGCGATCTCCTCGTCCGCGTCGATCCCGTCGAGTACGAGGCGCTGCTGGAGCGCGGTGCCGTCACCGCGATCATGGGCGTGGACCGGCCGATGGGTCGGCGCTGGCTCACGGTGCCGGCACCCCTGCTCGACGGCGACGCCGAGCTGGAGTCGTGGCTCGCCGTCGGGCACCGCGGGGCGCTCGCGGCGGGGTAG
- a CDS encoding MFS transporter: MSAAPATPAPSRRRWLVLATVALAQLMVVLDTTIVNIALPTAQADLGFGDNDRQWVVTAYALAFGGLLLLGGRLGDIIGRRRMFLISLVGFAVASALGGFADSFGLFVAARALQGVFAAGLAPAALAVLTTTFTVPRERARAFGVFGAIAGMGAAVGLLLGGFLTETFDWRWNLFVNVPIAVVAFVAGFVLLERRHQRGEHRLDVIGAVLASVGLFALVYGFSQAEPRGWGDLLTWGPIVAGAILLVAFVQRQRTAAHPLLPLSVVLDRDRGAAFLTMLIASAGMFGVFLFVTYYLQSVLGYTPMRTGVAFMATSAAIIVTAQLQTNLLLPRFGPKVLVPIGMAVGAGALVIFTTLQADSTYAHVWPGLALFGVAMGLIMPATFQLATLGVARDQAGAASAAVSTSQQIGGAIGTAVLNTIAATAATTFAAANAASPSVGVDSALHSFQTAYWWAAAFFVVGLVVTALLFRTRADRAARLAATATATPSPADETPAPALAH; this comes from the coding sequence ATGTCCGCAGCGCCCGCCACCCCCGCCCCGAGCCGCCGCCGCTGGCTCGTGCTGGCCACCGTCGCCCTCGCCCAGCTGATGGTCGTGCTGGACACCACCATCGTGAACATCGCGCTCCCCACCGCCCAGGCCGATCTCGGCTTCGGCGACAACGACCGCCAGTGGGTCGTGACGGCCTACGCCCTCGCGTTCGGCGGCCTGCTCCTGCTGGGCGGCCGTCTCGGCGACATCATCGGCCGCCGACGGATGTTCCTGATCAGCCTCGTCGGCTTCGCCGTCGCGTCCGCGCTGGGCGGTTTCGCCGACAGCTTCGGTCTGTTCGTCGCCGCCCGCGCCCTCCAGGGCGTCTTCGCCGCGGGCCTCGCCCCGGCCGCGCTCGCCGTGCTGACCACCACGTTCACCGTGCCGCGCGAGCGCGCCCGCGCGTTCGGCGTCTTCGGCGCTATCGCCGGCATGGGTGCCGCCGTCGGCCTCCTCCTGGGCGGGTTCCTCACCGAGACCTTCGACTGGCGCTGGAACCTCTTCGTGAACGTGCCGATCGCCGTCGTCGCCTTCGTCGCGGGCTTCGTGCTGCTCGAGCGTCGTCACCAGCGCGGCGAGCACCGACTCGACGTGATCGGCGCCGTCCTCGCCTCCGTCGGCCTGTTCGCCCTGGTCTACGGCTTCTCGCAGGCCGAGCCGCGCGGCTGGGGAGACCTGCTGACGTGGGGCCCGATCGTCGCCGGTGCGATCCTGCTGGTCGCGTTCGTCCAGCGCCAGCGCACCGCCGCCCACCCGCTGCTCCCGCTGTCCGTCGTGCTCGACCGCGATCGCGGCGCCGCGTTCCTCACGATGCTGATCGCGAGCGCCGGCATGTTCGGAGTCTTCCTGTTCGTCACGTACTACCTGCAGTCGGTTCTCGGCTACACCCCGATGCGCACCGGCGTCGCGTTCATGGCCACGTCCGCCGCGATCATCGTGACGGCGCAGCTGCAGACCAACCTGCTGCTCCCGCGGTTCGGCCCCAAGGTGCTCGTGCCGATCGGCATGGCCGTCGGCGCCGGCGCCCTGGTCATCTTCACGACCCTCCAGGCCGACAGCACCTACGCCCACGTCTGGCCGGGGCTGGCGCTGTTCGGCGTCGCGATGGGCCTGATCATGCCCGCGACGTTCCAGCTCGCCACGCTCGGCGTTGCCCGCGACCAGGCCGGTGCCGCCTCGGCCGCCGTGTCCACCAGCCAGCAGATCGGCGGCGCCATCGGCACCGCCGTCCTCAACACGATCGCCGCGACGGCCGCCACGACCTTCGCGGCCGCCAATGCGGCCTCGCCGTCCGTCGGCGTCGACTCGGCGCTGCACAGCTTCCAGACGGCGTACTGGTGGGCGGCGGCCTTCTTCGTCGTCGGGCTCGTCGTGACGGCGCTCCTGTTCCGCACCCGTGCGGACCGGGCCGCGCGCCTGGCCGCGACGGCGACGGCGACGCCCTCCCCGGCCGACGAGACGCCCGCCCCGGCGCTGGCACACTGA
- a CDS encoding alpha/beta fold hydrolase produces MGLVHGLGADSTAWQPLIDAMLATGGVTATTVDLRGHGESPRADSYALDELAADVAETLPAGLDLVLGHSLGGAVLVRAVAHLRPAHAVYLDPGFGLTLPTSGIGGRLFWLAPRVSLAVAALAQSRRTAAKEAAYTPAIRASLAAARARFDSSMAVDVFRDVAFHPLAVEAPVVPSTIVLSDDSPAVVPDRLATALEHRGWDVRRIAGVGHDMQLEAPERVLACLADLLGPPPR; encoded by the coding sequence GTGGGTCTGGTCCACGGGCTCGGGGCCGACTCCACCGCCTGGCAGCCGCTGATCGACGCGATGCTCGCCACGGGGGGCGTCACCGCGACCACCGTCGACCTGCGCGGTCACGGCGAGAGCCCGCGTGCCGACTCCTACGCGCTTGACGAGCTCGCCGCGGACGTGGCCGAGACGCTGCCCGCCGGGCTCGACCTCGTCCTCGGGCACTCGCTCGGAGGGGCGGTGCTCGTCAGGGCGGTCGCTCACCTCCGACCGGCCCACGCCGTCTACCTCGACCCTGGCTTCGGGCTGACGCTGCCGACGTCCGGCATCGGCGGCCGGCTCTTCTGGCTCGCGCCGCGCGTGAGCCTGGCCGTGGCCGCCCTCGCGCAGTCCCGGCGGACCGCCGCGAAGGAGGCCGCCTACACCCCCGCGATCCGAGCGTCGCTCGCGGCGGCCCGGGCGCGGTTCGACTCGTCGATGGCCGTGGACGTCTTCCGCGACGTCGCGTTCCACCCGCTCGCCGTCGAGGCCCCCGTCGTGCCCTCGACGATCGTGCTGTCCGACGACTCCCCCGCCGTCGTGCCCGACCGTCTCGCGACGGCGCTGGAGCACCGCGGCTGGGACGTGCGCCGCATCGCCGGCGTCGGCCACGACATGCAGCTCGAGGCGCCCGAACGCGTCCTCGCGTGCCTCGCCGACCTGCTCGGCCCGCCGCCTCGCTGA
- a CDS encoding iron chaperone: MESTPKPPKPTTIEEYLERLDPEPRAQLVRIRSLVKELVPTAEETISYGMPTLTYGGRALVYFTASKKHLSFYPSSWALDAFRDRLAGWTTTAHAVQFTLDNPLPDDLIADLVRAHVRDIDAGRQ, translated from the coding sequence ATGGAATCGACGCCGAAGCCGCCCAAGCCGACGACGATCGAGGAGTACCTGGAGCGGCTCGACCCCGAGCCCCGGGCACAGCTGGTGCGGATCAGGTCGCTCGTGAAGGAGCTGGTGCCGACCGCCGAGGAGACCATCAGCTACGGCATGCCGACGCTGACGTACGGCGGCCGGGCTCTCGTCTACTTCACGGCCTCCAAGAAGCACCTGAGCTTCTACCCCTCCTCGTGGGCTCTCGACGCCTTCAGGGACAGGCTCGCGGGCTGGACGACCACGGCCCACGCGGTCCAGTTCACGCTCGACAACCCGCTGCCCGACGACCTGATCGCCGACCTTGTCCGGGCCCACGTGCGTGACATCGACGCCGGGAGGCAGTGA
- a CDS encoding glutathione S-transferase family protein gives MGETSTTDASTQGVYSKPGEAFERDTRYITTRVTRDGEEGYPVEAGRYRLVAARACPWANRAIIVRRLLGLEDALSMGLTGPTHDARSWTFDLDPGGVDPVLGIERLQEAFFRRDPDYPRGITVPAIVDVPSGAVATNDFAQMTLDLSTEWTAFHRDGAPDLLPAAHREEMDEVMTRVYTEVNNGVYRCGFAGSQESYDQAYDRLWTALDWLEERLTTRRFLVGETITEADVRLFTTLVRFDPVYHGHFKANRNLLREMPALWGYARDLFQTPGFGDTVDFAQIKEHYYVVHSDINPSGIVPAGPSLGSWLTAHHREELGGRPFGDGTAPDPVRDGERVPAEHTPLR, from the coding sequence ATGGGTGAAACTTCAACGACCGACGCGTCCACGCAGGGCGTGTACTCCAAGCCGGGCGAGGCGTTCGAGCGGGACACCCGCTACATCACCACGCGGGTGACGCGCGACGGCGAGGAGGGCTACCCGGTCGAGGCCGGCCGCTACCGCCTCGTGGCCGCGCGGGCGTGCCCGTGGGCGAACCGGGCGATCATCGTGCGCCGCCTGCTCGGGCTCGAGGACGCGCTGTCGATGGGCCTGACCGGCCCCACCCACGACGCCCGGTCGTGGACCTTCGACCTCGACCCCGGCGGCGTCGACCCGGTGCTCGGCATCGAGCGGCTGCAGGAGGCGTTCTTCCGGCGCGACCCCGACTACCCGCGAGGGATCACGGTGCCGGCGATCGTGGACGTGCCGAGCGGTGCCGTCGCGACCAACGACTTCGCCCAGATGACGCTCGACCTGTCGACCGAGTGGACCGCTTTCCACCGCGACGGCGCCCCCGACCTCCTGCCGGCGGCGCACCGCGAGGAGATGGACGAGGTGATGACGCGGGTCTACACCGAGGTCAACAACGGCGTGTACCGGTGCGGCTTCGCGGGCTCGCAGGAGTCCTACGACCAGGCCTACGACCGGCTGTGGACGGCTCTCGACTGGCTCGAGGAGCGGCTGACCACCCGGCGCTTCCTCGTGGGCGAGACGATCACCGAGGCCGACGTGCGGCTGTTCACCACCCTCGTGCGGTTCGATCCGGTCTACCACGGGCACTTCAAGGCGAATCGCAACCTGCTGCGCGAGATGCCGGCCCTGTGGGGGTACGCCCGTGACCTGTTCCAGACGCCGGGCTTCGGCGACACCGTCGACTTCGCCCAGATCAAGGAGCACTACTACGTGGTCCACAGCGACATCAACCCGTCCGGCATCGTGCCGGCGGGTCCGTCGCTGGGCAGCTGGCTGACGGCGCACCACCGCGAGGAGCTGGGCGGTCGCCCGTTCGGCGACGGCACCGCGCCCGACCCGGTCCGCGACGGCGAGCGCGTCCCCGCGGAGCACACCCCGCTGCGCTGA
- a CDS encoding TetR/AcrR family transcriptional regulator, whose translation MPPIGAEVAPQRRPGRRRDAAKDSAIVDAARELLVTRGFDAMTMDDVAECAGVGKATVYRRWSSKVHLAVDAMVARAPALTVESVPDTGSLRGDLMSLPRLISQAHDDATTDLLAPAREHPEITDMLHQRLVRDRVAVLRGLLERGRERGEVPEGRDLDLIASVGPAMVFYLKAFSDEPFSAASMERVIDGVLLPLAVGYPGEG comes from the coding sequence ATGCCACCGATCGGAGCCGAGGTCGCACCGCAGCGACGCCCCGGCCGCCGTCGTGACGCCGCGAAGGACTCGGCGATCGTCGACGCCGCCCGCGAGCTCCTCGTCACGCGCGGGTTCGACGCGATGACGATGGACGACGTCGCCGAGTGCGCCGGCGTGGGCAAGGCCACGGTCTACCGCCGCTGGTCCTCGAAGGTGCACCTCGCCGTCGACGCGATGGTCGCCAGGGCGCCCGCGCTCACGGTCGAGTCGGTGCCCGACACGGGTTCGCTCCGGGGGGACCTGATGTCGCTCCCGCGCCTCATCAGCCAGGCGCACGACGACGCCACGACCGACCTCCTCGCACCCGCCCGGGAGCACCCCGAGATCACCGACATGCTGCACCAGCGCCTGGTTCGCGACCGGGTCGCGGTGCTGCGCGGGCTGCTCGAGCGCGGCCGCGAGCGCGGCGAGGTCCCGGAGGGGCGCGACCTCGACCTCATCGCGTCGGTCGGGCCCGCGATGGTCTTCTACCTCAAGGCGTTCTCGGACGAGCCGTTCTCGGCGGCGTCGATGGAGCGCGTGATCGACGGGGTGCTGCTGCCGCTCGCCGTGGGGTACCCCGGCGAGGGCTGA